A stretch of Pelecanus crispus isolate bPelCri1 chromosome 3, bPelCri1.pri, whole genome shotgun sequence DNA encodes these proteins:
- the SOCS5 gene encoding suppressor of cytokine signaling 5 has translation MDKVGKMWNNFKYRCQNLFSHEGGNQNENVVVNSNSCSSAKEKAIQITGLTQQPPSSPLRENIALQLGLSPSKNSARRNQNCVTEIPQIVEISIEKENDSCVTTGARLARRDSYSRHAPWGGKKKHSCSTKTQSSLDTEKRFGRTRSGLQRRERRYGVSSVHDMDAVSNRTVGSRSLRQRLQDTVGLCFPMRTYSKQSKPLFSNKRKIHLSELMLEKCPFPAGSDLAQKWHLIKQHTAPVSPHSTFFDTFDPSLVSTEDEEDRLRERRRLSIEEGVDPPPNAQIHTFEATAQVNPLYKLGPKLAPGMTELTGDKNITPPGNCDSEEDTTTLCLQSRRQKQRQMSGESHGHISRQGAWKVHTQIDYIHCLVPDLLQITGNPCYWGVMDRYEAEALLEGKPEGTFLLRDSAQEDYLFSVSFRRYNRSLHARIEQWNHNFSFDAHDPCVFHSSTVTGLLEHYKDPSSCMFFEPLLTVSLNRTFPFSLQYICRAVICRCTTYDGIDDLPLPSMLQDFLKEYHYKQKVRVRWLEREPIKTK, from the coding sequence ACAATTTCAAATACAGGTGCCAGAATCTCTTCAGTCATGAGGGTggaaaccaaaatgaaaatgtagttGTGAACTCCAATAGTTGCTCATCTGCTAAGGAGAAAGCTATCCAGATAACTGGTTTGACTCAACAACCACCCAGCAGCCCTTTGAGAGAAAACATTGCTTTGCAATTAGGCTTAAGTCCTTCAAAGAATTCGGCAAGGCGGAACCAAAACTGTGTCACAGAAATTCCTCAGATTGTTGAAATAAGCATTGAGAAAGAGAATGACTCGTGTGTCACCACGGGAGCTAGACTTGCTCGAAGGGACTCTTACTCTCGGCATGCTCCTTGGGGTGGGAAGAAGAAGCATTCCTGCTCTACCAAAACGCAGAGCTCCTTGGATACTGAAAAAAGATTTGGTAGAACACGAAGTGGTttgcagaggagggagagaaggtaCGGGGTGAGCTCTGTCCATGATATGGATGCAGTATCAAACAGGACAGTAGGTAGCCGTTCTCTGCGACAGCGTCTACAAGATACTGTTGGGCTGTGCTTTCCCATGAGAACTTACAGCAAACAGTCCAAACCCCTGTTTTCTAACAAAAGAAAGATCCATCTCTCTGAACTAATGCTTGAGAAATGCCCTTTTCCCGCAGGCTCAGATCTGGCTCAGAAGTGGCATCTGATTAAACAACACACAGCACCTGTGAGTCCTCATTCAACTTTTTTTGACACATTTGATCCTTCCTTGGTTTccacagaagatgaagaagacAGGCTCAGAGAGAGACGTAGACTTAGTATTGAAGAAGGGGTTGATCCCCCTCCCAATGCCCAAATACATACTTTTGAAGCTACAGCACAGGTTAATCCATTGTATAAACTGGGACCAAAGTTAGCCCCTGGTATGACTGAGCTGACTGGGGACAAAAACATAACACCTCCAGGGAACTGTGACTCTGAAGAGGACACAACAACACTTTGTCTGCAGTCACGCAGGCAGAAGCAGCGTCAGATGTCTGGAGAGAGCCACGGCCATATCAGCAGGCAAGGGGCTTGGAAAGTGCATACTCAGATTGATTACATCCATTGCCTTGTGCCAGACTTACTTCAGATCACAGGTAACCCGTGTTACTGGGGTGTGATGGACCGCTATGAAGCAGAAGCACTTCTGGAGGGTAAACCCGAAGGCACTTTTTTGCTCAGGGATTCTGCGCAAGAGGACTACCTCTTCTCTGTGAGCTTCCGTCGTTATAACCGATCGCTACATGCACGCATTGAGCAGTGGAATCACAACTTTAGTTTCGATGCCCATGATCCCTGTGTGTTTCACTCCTCCACGGTAACAGGGCTTCTGGAACACTACAAAGACCCTAGCTCTTGCATGTTCTTTGAACCGTTACTTACTGTATCTCTGAACAGGACTTTCCCCTTTAGTCTGCAGTATATCTGCCGGGCAGTAATCTGCAGGTGCACTACATATGATGGAATCGATGACCTTCCTCTACCCTCAATGTTGCAAGACTTTCTAAAGGAGTATCACTATAAACAAAAAGTCAGGGTGCGATGGCTGGAGCGGGAACCtataaaaacaaagtaa